One genomic region from Microcystis panniformis FACHB-1757 encodes:
- a CDS encoding molybdopterin molybdotransferase MoeA has translation MYSVKEAESIILTQIQPQQETEKVSLEAAFGRILAEDISSDLDFPYWDNSAMDGYAVRYEDVKDTNPENPVTLKIIAEIPAGKVPEKIIQPGETARIFTGAMLPAGSDTIIMQENTQQKGERVAILIPPEKIGLFVRQRGTFYQAGNTLLKAGIAINSPEIAVLATAQATELTVFSRPKVAIFSTGDELINPDETLQKGQIIDSNRYALTAFVASLGAIPRPLGIIKDSPELLRETIRKAVNSSAIVLSTGGVSVGDYDYIEGILGELGAEILIRSVAIQPGKPLTFATFPNGCIYFGIPGNPVSALVSCWRFVQMAIKKLSGLTDYQNKFLRVITRDTLKSKGQREVYLWGKIEIIEGVYQFQLASGQHNSANLINLAGTNALAIIPQGKTTIQAGETVEVMTGLPL, from the coding sequence ATGTACTCAGTCAAAGAAGCAGAATCTATAATTTTAACTCAAATTCAACCCCAACAGGAAACAGAAAAAGTTTCTCTAGAGGCAGCTTTTGGGCGCATTTTAGCCGAAGATATCAGCAGTGATTTAGACTTTCCCTACTGGGATAATTCCGCAATGGATGGCTATGCTGTCCGCTACGAAGATGTCAAAGACACTAATCCAGAAAATCCCGTTACTTTAAAGATTATCGCCGAAATTCCCGCCGGCAAAGTCCCCGAAAAAATTATTCAACCCGGAGAAACAGCGCGAATATTTACGGGAGCGATGTTACCCGCCGGCAGTGATACGATTATTATGCAGGAAAATACTCAACAAAAAGGGGAGCGGGTGGCGATTCTTATCCCTCCCGAAAAAATAGGTCTTTTCGTGCGTCAACGCGGCACATTCTATCAAGCGGGAAATACTTTATTAAAAGCTGGTATTGCCATTAATTCCCCAGAAATAGCGGTTTTAGCCACGGCACAAGCTACCGAATTAACAGTTTTTTCCCGTCCCAAAGTGGCAATTTTCTCCACGGGAGATGAATTAATTAATCCCGATGAAACCCTCCAAAAAGGTCAAATTATTGACTCAAATCGCTACGCTTTAACGGCATTTGTCGCCAGTTTAGGGGCAATTCCTAGACCTTTAGGTATAATCAAAGATAGTCCCGAACTTCTCAGAGAAACTATCAGAAAAGCCGTTAATTCTAGTGCTATCGTCCTTTCCACCGGCGGTGTTTCCGTGGGAGATTACGATTATATCGAGGGAATTTTAGGGGAATTAGGAGCAGAAATTCTAATTCGCAGCGTTGCTATTCAACCGGGTAAACCCTTAACCTTCGCTACTTTTCCTAACGGTTGTATTTACTTTGGTATCCCTGGTAATCCCGTCTCTGCTTTAGTTTCCTGTTGGCGCTTCGTGCAAATGGCCATTAAAAAATTATCGGGATTGACAGATTATCAGAACAAATTTCTGCGAGTTATCACCCGCGATACTCTCAAATCTAAGGGACAAAGAGAAGTTTATCTCTGGGGAAAAATAGAAATTATCGAGGGAGTTTATCAATTTCAACTTGCTTCTGGACAACACAATTCGGCTAATTTAATTAATTTAGCGGGTACTAATGCTTTAGCCATAATTCCCCAGGGTAAAACTACTATACAAGCGGGAGAAACAGTAGAAGTTATGACTGGACTTCCCCTTTGA
- a CDS encoding glutaminase codes for MNRLARLRVEDIQAWVGEVHLSDRKGQTPYYIPVLNQVNPEIFALQIHCLEGEILSWGDETLTFPLMSVIKPFLLLYLLTHLGEDAVFRRVGKQASSYPFNSLTQLQEDRGFPRNPLINSGAIALADLLAGETPESRCENLLLWLNEMGNCQLFLDRSVLESVHSSPNVHNQSLSLELEKNGYISHRYLALETYNRICCLSGKIADLANLGKLILASSFADIVLEIMTNCGLYEASEKFAIEVGFPTKSGVSGALLSIVPQQGAIACYSPLLNEQGNSILGLNLLTYISHFVK; via the coding sequence ATGAACCGATTAGCTAGATTAAGGGTGGAAGATATACAAGCTTGGGTCGGGGAAGTGCATTTATCGGATAGGAAGGGTCAGACTCCCTATTATATACCGGTTTTGAACCAAGTTAATCCCGAGATTTTCGCTCTCCAGATTCACTGTCTTGAGGGGGAGATTTTGTCTTGGGGAGATGAAACTTTAACTTTTCCTTTGATGAGTGTGATTAAACCTTTTTTGTTATTATATCTTTTAACCCATTTAGGGGAAGATGCTGTTTTTCGTCGCGTGGGAAAACAAGCTTCTAGTTATCCTTTTAATTCTTTAACTCAACTGCAAGAGGATCGCGGTTTTCCCCGTAATCCTCTGATTAACAGTGGTGCGATCGCTTTGGCGGATTTATTAGCAGGAGAAACGCCGGAATCTCGCTGTGAAAATTTGCTTTTATGGTTAAATGAAATGGGTAATTGTCAATTATTTTTAGATCGATCTGTGCTTGAGTCTGTTCACTCTTCTCCTAATGTTCACAATCAATCTTTAAGCTTAGAATTAGAAAAAAATGGTTATATCAGTCATCGTTATTTAGCTCTAGAAACCTACAATCGAATCTGTTGTTTATCTGGAAAAATTGCCGATCTTGCTAATTTAGGTAAGTTAATTTTAGCTTCTTCTTTTGCCGATATAGTTCTGGAAATTATGACTAATTGTGGACTCTATGAAGCTTCCGAAAAATTTGCTATTGAGGTGGGTTTTCCCACTAAATCGGGAGTTAGTGGGGCCTTATTATCAATTGTACCGCAACAGGGAGCGATCGCTTGTTATAGTCCTCTGTTAAATGAGCAAGGTAATTCAATTTTAGGACTTAATTTACTAACATATATCAGTCATTTTGTCAAGTAA
- a CDS encoding TIGR03032 family protein, with protein sequence MNQSTPNTNQSIPVEIIASRNFIDWLESQQISLAFTTYQSSRLMFLGVNPQGGLSGFERIFDRAMGLYTTPERIYLSSRYQIWQLDNVLSSGQLYDGYDKLYIPRIGYTTSDLDIHDLAIENLSERIIFISTMLNCLATVSDRHSCIPLWKPSFISALVNEDRCHLNGLALVDGKARYVTACSQSDVVDGWRDRRQTGGCVIDIQSNEVIATGLSMPHSPRFYQGKLWLLNAGTGYFGYIDQDKGIFEPVTFCPGFLRGLAFVRNYAIVGLSKNRGVDKTFSGLILDDNLMAKEADPRCGLLIIDLKTGEVVHWIRLEGEVTELYDIQILEGVKRPQALGFQNDDISKIITLDPISPLVGGNIANNQPDTSPADTLYQQAYTLQKQLKLEDAIALYQQLINQYPQYAAAWHQLGVIMDSLGQIDQAILAYKQALLINPNYAEAHNNLGIIAVSKGDLDEAIICFNQAIRSNQNYAFADNNLGLVLQMQDKLGDAVVNFQEAIRKNPNYPEAHFNLGNVLQLQGKIEEAIAYFQTAIKLNPKYIKAYNSLALALGRQDKVEAAMSVFKQALAIQPNSPEAFACLFSMKEMTCNWETREADLIQLWQLTENQLQEGKSTAVTPFDTLYKPWSASQQLQVASNYAQEVKRQLALVTKPLNFNHSRTRSGRLKIGYLCHDFRNHPTSHLMQSVFGLHDRNNFEIIAYSYGPDDGSEYRRRIANDCDRFYDIATLSITESAQRIFHDGVHILVDLMGYIDKARTQILALKPAPIQVNYLVYPGTMGADFIDYIIGDAIVTPPESADDFTEKLVILPDSYQANDYQQIISSKPVTRSHYGLPESGFVFCCFNHTYKIEPQIFTVWMQILANVPGSVLWLFSRVAEAEANLRREAKARGIDGDRLIFAHLQPKSEHLARHQLADLFLDTLYYNAHTTGSDALWAGLPIITCLGETFPSRVGASLLTAIGLPELITKNLEEYKNLAINLAKSPDKLHEIKQKLAQNRLTYPLFDTLRFTRNLEKAYRTMWDVYAAGKSPEMIRIAN encoded by the coding sequence ATGAATCAATCAACTCCCAATACTAATCAATCTATCCCCGTAGAGATAATTGCTTCCCGTAACTTCATCGATTGGTTAGAGTCTCAGCAGATTAGTCTGGCTTTTACTACTTATCAAAGTTCTCGACTGATGTTTTTAGGAGTTAACCCTCAAGGAGGACTTTCCGGTTTTGAGCGAATATTTGACCGCGCCATGGGTTTATATACTACCCCAGAAAGGATTTATCTTAGTTCCCGCTATCAAATCTGGCAACTAGATAATGTGCTATCATCGGGACAACTTTATGATGGTTACGATAAACTTTATATTCCTAGAATTGGTTATACTACGAGTGATTTAGATATTCACGATTTAGCAATAGAAAATCTCTCTGAAAGAATTATATTTATCAGTACGATGTTAAATTGTCTGGCGACAGTCAGCGATCGCCATAGTTGTATTCCCCTATGGAAACCATCGTTTATTTCCGCTTTAGTCAATGAAGATCGTTGTCATCTCAATGGTTTAGCTTTGGTAGATGGGAAGGCGCGTTATGTCACCGCTTGTAGTCAATCAGATGTGGTGGATGGGTGGAGAGACAGAAGACAAACTGGCGGTTGTGTCATTGATATTCAGTCTAATGAAGTAATTGCTACTGGTTTATCTATGCCTCATTCTCCCCGATTTTATCAGGGTAAGTTATGGTTATTAAATGCGGGTACGGGTTACTTTGGTTATATTGATCAAGACAAAGGCATTTTTGAGCCTGTTACTTTTTGTCCTGGTTTTCTGCGCGGTTTAGCATTTGTCAGAAATTATGCCATTGTTGGATTATCTAAAAATCGTGGGGTAGATAAGACTTTTTCGGGGTTAATCTTAGATGATAATTTAATGGCTAAAGAAGCAGATCCTCGCTGTGGTCTGCTAATTATTGACTTGAAAACAGGTGAAGTTGTTCACTGGATACGCTTAGAAGGTGAAGTGACTGAACTTTATGATATACAAATCTTAGAAGGAGTTAAACGTCCCCAAGCTTTAGGATTTCAAAATGATGACATCAGTAAAATTATTACTCTTGATCCTATTTCTCCTTTAGTTGGAGGAAATATAGCAAATAATCAGCCTGATACTTCCCCAGCAGATACCCTTTATCAGCAAGCATACACCTTGCAAAAACAGCTTAAGCTTGAAGATGCGATCGCTCTCTATCAACAATTAATTAATCAATATCCCCAATATGCAGCTGCTTGGCATCAGTTGGGGGTAATCATGGATAGTTTAGGACAAATTGATCAAGCTATTTTGGCTTACAAGCAAGCTTTATTGATTAATCCTAATTATGCAGAAGCTCACAATAATTTGGGAATAATAGCAGTTAGCAAGGGAGATTTAGACGAGGCGATTATTTGCTTTAACCAAGCTATTCGTAGCAATCAAAACTATGCTTTTGCTGATAATAATTTAGGTTTAGTCTTACAAATGCAGGATAAGTTAGGGGATGCTGTGGTCAATTTTCAAGAAGCAATCAGGAAAAACCCTAATTATCCAGAAGCACACTTTAATTTAGGCAATGTGTTACAACTACAGGGAAAAATTGAAGAAGCGATCGCTTATTTTCAAACAGCAATTAAGCTTAATCCTAAATACATTAAAGCTTATAATAGTTTGGCTTTAGCGTTAGGAAGACAGGACAAAGTAGAAGCAGCTATGAGCGTATTTAAGCAAGCTTTAGCTATTCAACCTAATTCCCCAGAGGCTTTTGCTTGCTTATTTTCTATGAAGGAAATGACTTGTAATTGGGAGACAAGAGAAGCTGATTTAATTCAACTTTGGCAATTAACCGAAAACCAGTTACAAGAGGGAAAATCTACCGCAGTAACTCCCTTTGATACCTTATATAAACCTTGGTCTGCTAGTCAACAATTGCAAGTAGCTTCTAACTATGCTCAAGAGGTTAAAAGACAATTAGCCTTAGTTACTAAACCCCTCAACTTTAACCATTCACGCACCCGATCTGGACGATTAAAAATAGGTTATTTATGCCATGATTTTCGTAATCATCCCACCAGTCATTTGATGCAAAGTGTCTTTGGTTTACATGATCGCAATAACTTTGAAATAATTGCCTATTCCTATGGTCCTGATGATGGTAGTGAATATCGTCGTCGCATTGCTAATGATTGCGATCGCTTTTATGATATTGCTACTTTATCAATTACGGAATCTGCACAACGGATTTTTCATGATGGGGTGCATATTTTAGTTGATTTGATGGGATATATTGATAAGGCGCGGACACAAATATTGGCTTTAAAACCGGCACCGATTCAAGTTAATTATTTGGTTTATCCGGGGACAATGGGAGCAGATTTTATCGACTATATTATTGGTGATGCCATAGTTACACCACCAGAGTCTGCTGATGATTTTACTGAAAAATTGGTAATTTTACCGGATAGTTATCAGGCTAATGATTATCAACAAATTATATCATCTAAACCTGTTACTCGTTCCCATTATGGTCTTCCTGAATCGGGTTTTGTCTTTTGTTGTTTCAACCATACCTATAAAATTGAGCCGCAAATATTCACTGTATGGATGCAAATTTTGGCTAATGTTCCAGGTAGTGTGTTATGGTTATTTTCGAGAGTAGCTGAAGCGGAAGCAAATCTACGTCGGGAAGCAAAAGCGCGAGGAATTGATGGCGATCGCTTAATTTTTGCCCATCTCCAACCTAAGTCGGAACATTTGGCGCGACATCAACTAGCTGATTTATTTCTTGATACTTTATACTATAATGCTCATACTACTGGGAGTGATGCTTTATGGGCAGGTTTACCGATTATAACTTGTTTGGGGGAGACTTTTCCTTCCCGTGTTGGTGCTAGTTTACTGACAGCTATTGGCCTACCTGAATTAATTACTAAGAATTTAGAGGAGTATAAAAATTTAGCGATTAATTTAGCAAAATCTCCTGATAAATTGCACGAAATTAAACAGAAACTAGCACAAAATCGTCTTACTTATCCGTTATTTGATACGCTTCGTTTTACCCGCAATTTAGAAAAAGCTTATCGGACAATGTGGGATGTTTATGCTGCGGGAAAATCACCGGAGATGATCAGGATAGCCAATTGA
- the tumA gene encoding antitoxin TumA has translation MRKQTIQYTSSLDALIAVAKRLSVYENQHKMDSEDFYNQYNQGTLSDDIIFIEWANDYRHYLALRQELEQILNHAAETFI, from the coding sequence ATGCGTAAACAGACCATTCAATATACATCATCTTTAGATGCTTTGATTGCTGTTGCCAAGCGACTTAGCGTTTATGAGAACCAACATAAAATGGATTCCGAAGATTTTTATAACCAATACAATCAGGGAACATTATCAGATGATATAATATTTATAGAATGGGCAAACGATTATCGTCATTACCTTGCTTTGCGTCAAGAATTAGAACAAATATTAAATCATGCTGCTGAAACTTTTATCTGA
- a CDS encoding beta strand repeat-containing protein, translated as MTSTLLPSLPAVYDILFDFAQSDGFWANLETAFGTSYDVVKATQLRQQWQSRDFSQLPPITVKNLGNSGIFGAYSSSTNKIYISQTLIDSGDATTLSAVLLEEIGHFIDAQINSSDTPGDEGQLFSALVRGEVLTGEQIAAIQGENDAATITVDGQAISVEMAFSTPTNFSVGIFPRSVTVGDFNGDGKSDLATANAFSNNVSVLLGTGTGSFGTATNFSVGTAPYSVTVGDFNGDGKSDLATANLYGNNVSVLLGTGTGSFGPATDFSVGSRPFSVTVGDFNGDGKSDLAVANYFSSNVSVLLGTGTGSFGTATNFTVGNGPASVTVGDFNGDGKSDLAVANYFSSTVSVLLGTGTGSFGTATDFSVGSRPFSVTVGDFNGDGKSDLATANLHGNNVSVLLGTGTGSFGTATNFSVGNGPLSMTVGDFNSDGKSDLAVANLSSNNVSVLLGTGTGSFGPATNFTVGSSPRSVTVGDFNGDGKSDLTTANFNSNNVSVILNTTPKITIAPGTNPVEGGTVGNFIITLDTPAPTGGIVVNFNTTGSTATILADYSLTAGTNITAVTANTFTIAAGATTATLNVVAVSDAVNDPNETVKVNLTSGGDYILGANSSASFNPATNFSVGNRPRSVTVGDFNGDGKSDLAVANTGSSTVSVLLGTGTGSFGTATNFTVGISPWSVTVGDFNGDGKSDLAVANTGSSTVSVLLGTGTGSFGTATNFTVGISPWSVTVGDFNGDGKSDLATANILDNNVSVLLGTGTGSFGPATNFSVGINPLSVTVGDFNGDGKSDLATANILDNNVSVLLGTGTGSFGTPTNFSVGSGLFSVTVGDFNGDGKSDLATANANGNNVSVLLGTGTGSFGPATNFSVGSEPVSVAVGDFNGDGKSDLAVANTGSSTVSVLLGTGTGSFGTATNFTVGISPWSVTVGDFNGDGKSDLATANRYGNNISVLLNADPTATVTITDVSQPAISLTINDVTLTEGNSGTTNAVFTVSLSSAASTVVSVNYATANGTATAGTDYTAIPPTTLTFNPGETSKTITVAVNGDNQVELNETFFLNLSNLQANGSNVILADNQGQGTITNDDSASIAISDVTITEGNSGTTNAVFTVTLSNAVDTAVTVNYATADGTATTADNDYTAIATTPLIFNAGETSKTITVAVNGDNQVESNETFFVNLSNLQTNGRNVTLADNQGQGTILNDDTSVTLAVAPSSVTEDGTSNLIYIFTRTGVTSNALTVNYSIGGTATNGTDYTLLPTSVTFEANFTTATVTVDPTADTTVEADETVALTLTAGTDYTIGTTTPVTGTITNDDLILPSITLAISPSSVTEDGTSNLIYIFIRTGDTTNPLTVNYSIGGTATNGTDYTLLPTTVIFEANSAIATVTVDSTADTIVESDETVILTLAAGTGYTVGTPNAATGTITNDDTSVTSQLSINDITVVEGKDNNAILTVTVDNPNPQQITVNYTTAPINATANVDYTSQTGTLTIAPNTSTATISIPLLNDNLNEPDEVFTVTLSNPVNATVNPDEAIGQVIITDTLQSAITRTLPNNVENLRLIGTNNINGTGNAGNNKITGNSGNNQINGRAGIDTLTGGLGADTFIFQFGQSTISTSDRITDFAINSDKIDLLTQGGTATSAPSSFSRAANSTVTTLQNLVNQVFTDANGATTGNQGLGVNSAALVQVTTGAIAGTYLVINDSTDGFQSSNDLLINITGFTGTLPALGSIPVSNFFI; from the coding sequence ATGACTTCTACCCTGTTGCCGAGCCTTCCTGCTGTTTACGATATTTTGTTCGATTTCGCTCAATCTGATGGTTTTTGGGCAAATTTAGAAACTGCTTTTGGCACAAGTTATGATGTGGTTAAAGCGACGCAATTACGACAGCAGTGGCAAAGTCGAGATTTTAGTCAACTTCCCCCTATTACAGTTAAAAACCTTGGCAATTCAGGGATTTTCGGCGCATATTCCAGCAGTACCAATAAGATTTATATTTCTCAAACCCTGATTGATTCGGGGGACGCTACCACCCTCAGCGCGGTGTTATTAGAAGAAATTGGGCATTTTATCGACGCGCAAATCAACAGCAGCGACACGCCGGGGGATGAGGGGCAGTTATTTTCGGCGCTGGTGCGGGGGGAAGTGCTGACAGGGGAGCAAATCGCGGCGATTCAAGGAGAAAATGACGCGGCGACTATTACCGTTGATGGGCAAGCGATTAGTGTGGAAATGGCATTTAGTACCCCTACTAACTTTTCCGTGGGTATTTTTCCCCGTTCCGTGACAGTAGGGGACTTCAACGGCGACGGCAAATCCGATTTGGCTACGGCGAACGCTTTCAGCAACAACGTCTCGGTGCTATTAGGAACCGGCACGGGCAGTTTCGGCACCGCCACTAACTTTTCCGTGGGGACTGCTCCCTATTCCGTGACAGTAGGGGACTTCAACGGCGACGGCAAATCCGATTTGGCAACAGCGAACTTGTACGGCAACAACGTCTCGGTGCTATTAGGAACCGGCACGGGCAGTTTTGGACCCGCCACTGACTTTTCCGTGGGGAGTCGTCCCTTTTCCGTGACGGTAGGGGACTTCAACGGCGACGGCAAATCCGATTTGGCTGTGGCGAACTATTTCAGCAGCAACGTCTCAGTGTTATTAGGAACCGGCACGGGCAGTTTCGGTACTGCTACTAACTTTACCGTGGGGAATGGTCCCGCTTCCGTGACGGTAGGAGACTTCAACGGCGACGGCAAATCCGATTTGGCTGTGGCGAACTATTTCAGCAGCACCGTCTCAGTGCTATTAGGAACCGGTACAGGCAGTTTTGGCACCGCCACTGACTTTTCCGTGGGGAGTCGTCCCTTTTCCGTGACGGTAGGAGACTTCAACGGTGACGGCAAATCCGATTTGGCAACAGCGAACTTGCACGGCAACAACGTATCGGTGCTATTAGGAACCGGCACAGGCAGTTTTGGCACCGCCACCAACTTTTCCGTGGGGAATGGTCCCTTGTCCATGACAGTAGGGGACTTCAACAGCGACGGCAAATCCGATTTGGCTGTAGCGAACTTGTCCAGCAACAACGTATCGGTGCTATTAGGAACCGGCACGGGCAGTTTTGGACCCGCCACTAACTTTACTGTGGGGAGTAGTCCCCGTTCCGTGACGGTGGGAGACTTCAACGGCGACGGCAAATCTGACTTGACAACGGCGAACTTTAACAGCAACAACGTCTCAGTCATCCTCAATACCACCCCGAAAATTACCATCGCCCCCGGCACCAACCCCGTAGAAGGGGGAACCGTCGGCAACTTTATCATCACCCTAGACACCCCCGCGCCCACGGGTGGGATAGTGGTCAACTTCAACACCACTGGCAGTACCGCCACCATTCTCGCCGACTATTCCCTCACTGCTGGCACAAATATCACCGCAGTAACCGCCAACACCTTCACCATCGCTGCTGGAGCCACCACCGCTACCCTCAACGTGGTCGCCGTATCCGATGCAGTAAATGACCCCAACGAAACCGTCAAAGTCAACCTGACATCGGGGGGAGACTACATCCTTGGTGCCAACTCTAGCGCCAGCTTTAATCCTGCTACTAACTTTTCCGTGGGGAATCGTCCCCGTTCCGTGACGGTAGGGGACTTCAACGGCGACGGCAAATCCGATTTGGCTGTGGCGAACACTGGTAGCAGCACCGTCTCGGTGCTATTGGGAACCGGTACGGGCAGTTTCGGCACCGCCACTAACTTTACCGTGGGGATTAGTCCCTGGTCCGTGACGGTAGGGGACTTCAACGGCGACGGCAAATCCGATTTGGCTGTGGCGAACACTGGTAGCAGCACCGTCTCGGTGCTATTGGGAACCGGTACGGGCAGTTTCGGCACCGCCACTAACTTTACCGTGGGGATTAGTCCCTGGTCCGTGACGGTAGGGGACTTCAACGGCGACGGCAAATCCGACTTGGCAACAGCGAACATTTTGGACAACAACGTCTCAGTGCTATTAGGAACTGGCACGGGCAGTTTTGGACCCGCCACTAACTTTTCTGTGGGGATTAATCCCCTTTCCGTGACAGTAGGGGACTTCAACGGCGACGGCAAATCCGATTTGGCTACGGCGAACATTTTGGACAACAACGTCTCAGTGCTATTAGGAACCGGCACGGGCAGTTTTGGCACGCCCACTAACTTTTCTGTGGGGAGTGGTCTCTTTTCCGTGACGGTAGGGGACTTCAACGGCGACGGCAAATCCGATTTGGCTACGGCGAACGCTAACGGCAACAACGTATCGGTGCTATTAGGAACCGGCACGGGCAGTTTTGGACCCGCTACCAACTTTTCCGTGGGGAGTGAACCCGTGTCCGTGGCAGTAGGAGACTTCAACGGCGACGGCAAATCCGATTTGGCTGTGGCGAACACTGGTAGCAGCACCGTCTCGGTGCTATTGGGAACCGGTACGGGCAGTTTCGGCACCGCCACTAACTTTACCGTGGGGATTAGTCCCTGGTCCGTGACGGTAGGGGACTTCAACGGCGACGGCAAATCCGACTTGGCAACAGCGAACCGATACGGCAACAACATCTCAGTCCTCCTCAATGCCGACCCCACCGCCACCGTCACCATTACCGATGTTTCTCAACCCGCAATTTCTCTTACTATCAACGATGTTACCCTTACCGAAGGCAATAGCGGCACCACTAACGCGGTCTTTACCGTGAGCCTTTCTAGTGCTGCTAGTACCGTTGTGAGCGTCAATTATGCCACCGCTAACGGTACAGCCACCGCCGGAACCGATTACACTGCTATTCCTCCCACCACCTTAACCTTCAATCCGGGAGAAACTTCTAAAACGATTACAGTTGCAGTTAATGGCGATAACCAAGTTGAACTCAATGAGACATTTTTCCTCAATCTCAGCAATTTACAAGCCAATGGCAGTAATGTCATCTTAGCTGATAATCAAGGTCAAGGTACGATTACCAATGATGACAGCGCATCGATTGCGATTAGTGATGTCACAATTACCGAAGGAAATAGCGGGACGACTAATGCAGTATTTACTGTCACTCTTTCTAATGCAGTTGATACAGCAGTAACGGTTAATTACGCCACAGCCGATGGAACCGCTACCACAGCGGATAACGATTATACGGCGATTGCTACTACTCCCTTAATCTTCAATGCTGGTGAGACTTCTAAGACGATTACTGTTGCTGTTAATGGCGATAACCAAGTTGAAAGTAACGAGACTTTCTTCGTTAATCTGAGTAATTTACAAACCAATGGTCGTAACGTCACCTTAGCCGATAATCAGGGACAGGGAACAATTCTCAATGACGATACCAGTGTGACTCTTGCGGTTGCTCCTAGTAGTGTTACTGAAGACGGGACAAGTAATCTCATCTACATCTTCACTCGTACCGGAGTAACAAGTAATGCTTTAACGGTTAACTATAGTATTGGTGGGACAGCAACCAACGGAACCGATTACACTTTGCTTCCTACCAGTGTCACCTTCGAGGCTAATTTTACAACTGCGACTGTAACAGTTGACCCGACTGCTGATACTACTGTTGAAGCGGATGAAACCGTCGCTTTAACCCTCACTGCGGGGACTGATTATACGATAGGTACGACTACTCCAGTTACGGGGACAATTACGAATGATGATCTCATACTTCCTAGTATTACTCTTGCGATTTCTCCTAGTAGTGTTACTGAAGACGGGACAAGTAATCTCATCTATATCTTCATTCGTACAGGAGATACAACTAATCCCTTAACGGTTAACTATAGTATTGGTGGGACAGCAACCAACGGAACCGATTACACTTTGCTTCCTACAACCGTTATCTTCGAGGCTAATTCTGCGATTGCTACCGTAACCGTTGATTCCACTGCTGACACAATAGTAGAAAGTGATGAAACTGTCATTTTAACCCTCGCTGCGGGGACAGGTTATACAGTAGGTACTCCTAACGCAGCCACGGGGACAATTACCAATGATGATACCAGTGTCACCTCGCAACTCTCCATCAACGACATCACCGTAGTGGAAGGTAAAGATAATAATGCCATCCTCACCGTCACGGTTGATAATCCCAATCCGCAACAAATTACCGTCAATTATACTACTGCACCCATTAACGCTACCGCCAATGTAGATTACACTAGCCAGACAGGAACCCTCACCATTGCACCTAATACTTCCACCGCTACTATTAGCATTCCCCTCCTCAATGATAACCTCAATGAACCTGATGAAGTCTTCACCGTCACCCTCTCCAATCCGGTTAATGCTACCGTTAATCCCGACGAAGCAATTGGACAGGTAATTATTACTGACACCCTACAAAGCGCAATTACTCGCACCTTACCCAACAATGTGGAAAATCTCAGACTAATTGGCACTAATAATATTAATGGTACAGGTAACGCTGGTAACAATAAAATCACTGGAAATAGTGGCAATAATCAAATCAATGGACGTGCGGGAATCGATACCTTAACCGGTGGTTTAGGTGCAGATACTTTCATCTTCCAATTTGGCCAATCTACCATATCAACAAGCGATCGTATCACAGATTTTGCCATCAATAGTGATAAAATTGACTTATTAACTCAAGGTGGAACTGCCACGAGTGCGCCTAGTAGTTTCAGTCGTGCTGCTAATAGCACTGTCACCACTTTACAGAATTTAGTCAATCAGGTATTTACTGATGCCAATGGAGCGACTACAGGTAATCAAGGATTAGGGGTTAATAGTGCCGCCTTAGTGCAGGTAACAACCGGTGCGATCGCTGGAACTTACCTCGTTATTAATGATAGCACAGATGGCTTCCAATCCAGCAATGATTTATTAATAAATATCACCGGATTTACTGGCACTTTACCAGCTTTAGGGAGCATTCCAGTGAGTAATTTCTTTATCTAA